From the genome of Neodiprion pinetum isolate iyNeoPine1 chromosome 3, iyNeoPine1.2, whole genome shotgun sequence, one region includes:
- the Ufd4 gene encoding E3 ubiquitin-protein ligase HECTD1 isoform X6 produces the protein MAEVDPETLLEWLSMGQGDERDMQLIALEQLCMLLLMSDNVDRCFESCPPRTFLPALCRIFLDELAPDSVLEVTARAITYYLDVSAECTRRVISMEGAVKAICGRLSGAGLGSRASRDLAEQCIKVLELVCAREAGAVFEAGGLPCALSFIREHGARVHRDTLHSAMAVVSRLCGKVEPQDKALPDCVEALSTLLRHEDAHVADGALRCFASLADRFSRRGVDPAPLASHGLVSELLYRLSNAAGPGASAATTSSNTKTPPPSTTSTAPAPEPKSCASVSTIISLLSTLCRGSPSITHDLLRSELPDAIEKALKGDERCALDSMRLVDLLLVLLFEGRSALGRGAAGGPSGPLLPRLRRLDSAGEKSHRQLIDCIRSKDTDALIEAIDSGGIEVNFMDDVGQTLLNWASAFGTQEMVEFLCDRGADVNKGQRSSSLHYAACFGRPAIAKVLLRHGANPDLRDEDGKTPLDKARERVDEGHREVAAILQSPGEWMLPPNQENRKPETEVENFTEPKGDPEMAPVYLKRLLPVFCATFQSTMLSSVRKASLSLIRKMVHYIQPELLVEACGSEGTDCGATLVEVIATVLDNEEDEDGHLIVLQMIQDLMVKGKDEFLEHFARLGVFSKVATLATEPESETSQSGEEQTIEDARELLVGRAYHWRDWCICRGRDCLYVWSDAAALELSNGSNGWFRFILDGKLATMYSSGSPEGGTDTTENRGEFLEKLQRARTQVKPNSISQPLLSRPGTARLVVGNWSLSSRREGELYIHNSDGQQQATILREDLPGFIFESNRGTKHSFTAETSLGPEFAAGWAGKRGKRLRSKLEAIKQKVKSQAQEIYERYFKVAQAQPRGVVAKLGTIVSQIEKACQKQQSGNREWRNVLQNTLEELKILLNEEGKVSAYELHSSGLVQTLLALLAAPPGPQPPSLRATKLRLQRIALFKNCFQANDINHEQSSAKVLVHKLVSVLESIEKLPVYLYDTPGSGYGLQILTRRLRFRLEKAAGESALIDRSGRGLKMEPLSTVQQLEHHLLKMVAKQWHDHDRSTFTFVKKLKEGNKMSFKYQYDFDENGLIYWIGTNAKTSSEWVNPGQYGLVVVTSSDGRILPYGRLEDILSRDTSALNCHTNDDKRAWFSVDLGVWLIPSAYSLRHARGYGRSALRNWMLQVSKDGINWTTLYTHVDDCSLNEPGSTATWTLEPPAEEVQGWRHLRLQQTGKNSSGQTHYLSMSGLEIYGEVTGVCEDLGRAAREAEASVRRQRRLVRTQVLRHLVAGARVARGLDWKWREQDGVPPGEGTVTGELHNGWIDVTWDHGGSNSYRMGAEGKYDLRLVSTGVESENGMKTKNGASVLTSRKSSSTPSLPDCTDAVMRGSVASTDQAASADNLAAKQAESIAESVLSVARAEAVVAVTGEGAASAAGELSVVLHPRPDATSDLATIVESLALNTEYSINSNSNRATNSSKPHFPTVRGNKPASGLLSLEAAEVLDRMREGADRLRNNTNSFLSGELLGLVPVRISVSGETDESSMRIRPVTRHHPGITDNMKECGRDKEASSSSQNAPGCPIVVTNPMSVSVPNLTCTEANNTLEPAAATGFLETFAAMARRRTLGPAGGQHIAPNSNSGSNPRGPNSVSSLVRLALSSNFPGGLLSTAQSYPSLTSSGQVAGSGVTTTTGPSLGQALTMSLTSTSSDSEQVSVEDFVESCSGVAGTGVVGGRGIGGPTLLGELEDDEDGALAEEDDDNEENEQEEDDEENEEEGDGGEGEYEEVMVSRNLLAAFMEEEAQPQPTKRRAWDDEFVLKRQFSALIPAFDPRPGRTNINQTTDLEVPPPGSELQMSTRSGLPTSPKLSLTLKGPGLPGIPDVEVPLTEPQSTIFQVVQELMQLTELGSRQEKLRRIWEPTYTIVYKETKDEESSGRATPIITLYSRNQIQNTNACTVEDVLQLLRHVFVLSAMREENKDTIMDESSPESYWVNPDDFTSKKITNKVVQQIQDPLALAAGALPSWCEELARSCPFLLPFETRRLYFSCTAFGASRSIVWLQTQRDAVLERQRAPGLSPRRDDSHEFRVGRLKHERVSVPRGEKLLDWAEQVLKVHASRKSILEVQFVGEEGTGLGPTLEFFALVAAELQRKDLGLWLCDDEQTCEEEKSCPPGEQIRPPGYYVVRPSGLFPAPLPQDSPVCDKAVRYFWFLGVFLAKVLQDNRLVDIPLSQPFLKLMCRGDITNNVNERIGLNTVPQESMPSSMASSFISEEGELDAQYSLEQTPWYDGILNIDDLAIVDPVRGEFLKQTQSLVSRRDRTLSDGPLTEEVRDSLHITHPSGTSISIEDLALTMSYAPSSRIFEHEQVELKEGSVNIPVTLDNVHEYVDLTVKYCLQRGIARQLDAFKAGFSKVFLMEKLHAFSPEEIRAMLCGEQDPHWTREDLLNYTEPKLGYTRESPGFQRFVNVLLSLTGPERKAFLQFATGCSALPPGGLCNLHPRLTVVRKVDAGSGGFPSVNTCVHYLKLPEYPTEELLKVRLLAATRERGFHLN, from the exons ATGGCAGAAGTAGACCCAGAAACATTACTAGAATGGCTCAGCATGGGTCAAGGGGACGAAAGGGATATGCAACTCATAGCCCTAGAACAGCTGTGCATGTTGTTACTTATGTCTGATAATGTTGACAGATGTTTTGAAAG TTGCCCTCCACGTACGTTTCTCCCGGCCCTTTGTCGCATCTTTTTGGATGAACTTGCCCCTGACAGTGTGCTGGAGGTCACAGCTCGTGCGATCACATATTATCTTGATGTATCGGCAGAATGTACGCGAAGAGTAATCTCTATGGAAGGTGCTGTCAAAGCGATTTGCGGTCGTCTTTCTGGAGCAGGACTTGGATCTCGAGCCAGTCGAGATTTAGCTGAACAGTGTATCAAG GTCTTGGAGCTTGTTTGCGCTAGAGAAGCAGGAGCAGTTTTTGAAGCCGGCGGTCTACCATGTGCCTTGTCATTCATACGTGAACATGGAGCGCGAGTACACCGTGACACATTGCATTCTGCAATGGCAGTTGTTTCTCGTTTGTGTGGAAAAGTTGAGCCACAGGATAAGGCATTGCCGGATTGCGTTGAAGCTTTATCCACTCTACTGCGGCATGAAGATGCCCATGTTGCTGACGGTGCATTGAGGTGTTTCGCCTCGTTAGCTGATAGATTCTCGCGAAGAGGTGTTGACCCGGCCCCTTTAGCTTCCCATGGCTTAGTTTCTGAATTACTGTATAG ATTATCAAACGCAGCTGGACCTGGTGCATCTGCAGCTACTACATCAAGTAACACAAAAACTCCACCCCCGTCTACAACATCGACAGCTCCAGCCCCAGAACCAAAGTCTTGCGCTTCagtttcaacgataattagcCTTTTATCAACATTGTGCAGAGGGTCTCCATCGATAACGCACGACTTGCTTCGTTCGGAGTTGCCTGACGCAATAGAGAAAGCTTTGAAGGGCGATGAAAGATGTGCCCTAGATTCAATGAGATTAGTAGACTTGCTTTTAGTTCTATTATTTGAAGGAAGATCGGCTCTAGGCAGAGGTGCAGCGGGGGGTCCGTCTGGTCCTTTATTGCCTCGACTTAGGAGGCTCGACAGTGCCGGGGAAAAATCTCATAGACAGTTAATCGACTGTATTAGATCAAAAGATACTGACGCGTTAATAGAAGCCATAGACTCTGGTGGTATAGAAGTTAATTTCATGGATGACGTTGGACAAACTCTTCTGAACTGGGCGTCAGCTTTTGGTACGCAAGAAATGGTAGAATTTTTATGCGACAGAGGAGCGGACGTTAACAAGGGCCAACGATCGTCCAGTTTACACTATGCAGCTTGCTTTGGAAGGCCAGCTATCGCAAAAGTGTTACTCAGACACGGTGCTAATCCGGATTTGAGGGATGAAGACGGTAAAACACCACTAGACAAGGCTAGAGAACGTGTCGACGAAGGTCACAGGGAAGTTGCAGCAATACTGCAGTCTCCTGGGGAGTGGATGCTGCCACCTAATCAAGAGAATCGAAAACCAGAAACTGAAGTTGAGAACTTTACCGAGCCTAAAGGTGATCCAGAGATGGCTCCTGTTTACCTCAAGAGATTGTTGCCAGTTTTCTGTGCCACGTTTCAGTCCACCATGCTGTCCAGTGTGAGGAAAGCTAGTCTAAGTTTAATCAGAAAAATGGTACACTACATTCAGCCAGAGCTGCTTGTCGAAGCATGCGGATCTGAAGGAACGGATTGCGGCGCAACGCTGGTAGAGGTCATCGCTACTGTGTTGGATAACGAG GAAGATGAAGATGGGCATTTGATCGTCCTCCAGATGATTCAAGATCTAATGGTGAAAGGAAAAGATGAATTTTTGGAACATTTCGCAAGACTAGGTGTATTCTCCAAAGTTGCTACATTGGCGACGGAGCCAGAATCAGAGACTAGTCAGTCCGGGGAAGAACAAACCATCGAAGATGCTAGGGAACTTCTAGTTGGCAGAGCTTATCATTGGAGGGATTGGTGTATTTGCAGAGGACGTGATTGTCTGTATGTTTGGTCAGACGCAGCTGCTTTAGAATTGTCAAACGGAAGTAATGGCTGGTTCAGGTTTATTCTCGATGGTAAACTGGCCACAATGTACTCGAGTGGTAGCCCAGAAGGTGGTACGGATACAACGG aaaatcgTGGAGAGTTTCTTGAGAAATTACAAAGAGCTCGCACTCAAGTTAAACCAAATTCTATAAGCCAGCCTCTTCTTTCTCGTCCTGGTACGGCACGATTGGTAGTTGGAAATTGGTCTCTCTCTAGTCGAAGAGAAGGTGAATTGTACATCCATAACAGCGACGGACAGCAGCAAGCAACTATTCTGAGAGAAGATTTGCCTGGATTTATTTTCGAATCTAATCGAGGCACCAAACATTCCTTTACTGCTGAAACAAGCTTGG GCCCTGAGTTTGCAGCTGGCTGGGCAGGCAAGCGTGGAAAACGTTTACGATCTAAGCTTGAAGCGATTAAGCAAAAAGTTAAGAGTCAAGCGCAAGAAATATATGAGCGTTATTTCAAAGTGGCTCAGGCTCAACCTCGTGGAGTGGTGGCAAAACTTGGGACCATTGTTAGTCAGATAGAAAAGGCCTGTCAGAAACAGCAGTCTGGAAATCGTGAATGGCGTAACGTGTTGCAAAATACGTTGGAAGAACTAAAGATCTTGTTGAATGAAGAAGGAAAAGTTTCAGCTTATGAGTTGCACTCTAGTGGACTTGTGCAGACTTTACTCGCACTTTTAGCTGCGCCACCGGGACCACAACCACCATCGTTGAGAGCTACTAAATTGAGGCTTCAGAGGATAGCATTgttcaaaaattgtttccaaGCTAATGATATCAATCATGAACAGAGTTCTGCCAAAGTTTTAGTCCACAAGCTCGTTTCTGTGCTAGAATCAATCGAAAAACTTCCTGTATATTTGTACGATACACCAGGTTCTGGATACGGACTTCag ATTTTGACAAGGAGGCTACGTTTCCGTTTGGAAAAAGCAGCCGGTGAAAGTGCATTGATTGACCGGTCTGGCAGAGGTTTGAAAATGGAACCGTTGAGCACTGTACAACAGTTGGAACATCACTTGTTGAAAATGGTTGCAAAGCAATGGCATGACCATGATAGATCCACATTTACCTTTGTCAAAAAACTAAAAGAGGGTAACAAAATGTCATTCAAATATCAGTATGATTTCGACGAGAACGGACTGATATACTGGATTGGAACTAATGCCAA aaccaGTTCGGAGTGGGTTAATCCGGGCCAGTATGGACTTGTTGTGGTGACTTCCAGTGATGGTCGTATTTTGCCTTACGGCCGACTTGAAGACATCTTGAGTCGCGATACATCGGCTTTAAATTGTCACAcaaatgacgacaagcgggcCTGGTTCTCAGTAGACTTAGGTGTATGGCTTATACCAAGTGCGTACAGTTTGAGGCATGCCAGAGGATATGGCAGAAGTGCCTTGAGAAACTGGATGTTGCAA GTATCGAAGGATGGGATAAACTGGACTACCTTGTACACGCATGTTGATGACTGTTCTCTCAATGAACCCGGAAGTACAGCAACTTGGACTCTTGAACCTCCAGCTGAAGAGGTTCAGGGTTGGCGTCATCTTCGCTTACAGCAAACTGGCAAAAACTCGTCTGGTCAAACGCATTATCTGTCCATGTCTGGTTTGGAAATTTATGGTGAAGTCACAGGAGTATGCGAAGATTTAGGTCGAGCTGCTAGGGAAGCTGAAGCGAGCGTTCGCAGACAAAGGAGATTAGTCAGAACTCAAGTTCTTAGGCATTTGGTTGCGGGTGCACGTGTCGCCAGAGGACTTGACTGGAAATGGAGAGAACAGGATGGTGTTCCACCGG GAGAAGGCACAGTAACGGGAGAATTGCACAATGGTTGGATAGATGTAACTTGGGACCACGGTGGCTCTAACTCATATCGCATGGGTGCAGAAGGAAAATACGACTTAAGGCTAGTGAGCACAGGTGTGGAAAGTGAAAATGGCATGAAAACTAAAAATGGTGCAAGTGTACTAACCAGCAGGAAGTCTAGCAGTACGCCCAGTTTACCAGACTGTACAGATGCTGTGATGCGAGGATCTGTCGCATCGACAGACCAAGCCGCTAGTGCTGACAATTTGGCTGCAAAG CAAGCAGAGTCCATAGCAGAGAGCGTCCTGTCAGTGGCCCGTGCAGAAGCAGTTGTAGCGGTAACTGGAGAAGGCGCTGCCAGTGCAGCGGGTGAACTGTCTGTTGTTTTACATCCAAGACCCGATGCAACCAGTGACTTGGCAACTATTGTTGAAAGTCTTGCGCTGAATACCGAATACTCAATTAACAGCAACAGTAATCGTGCTACAAACAGTTCTAAACCTCACTTTCCTACAGTTCGAGGGAACAAG ccTGCGAGTGGTCTGTTGAGTTTGGAAGCAGCAGAAGTGTTGGATCGTATGCGCGAAGGTGCAGACAGGTTGCGTAATAATACTAACAGTTTCTTGAGCGGGGAATTACTCGGTTTGGTTCCTGTTAGGATTAGCGTGTCTGGTGAGACTGACGAAAGTTCAATGAGGATTCGACCCGTGACTAGACATCATCCAGGAATCACTGACA ACATGAAAGAGTGCGGGCGTGACAAAGAAGCTAGTTCGTCATCTCAGAATGCTCCTGGATGTCCCATCGTAGTAACAAATCCCATGTCTGTATCTGTACCAAATCTTACCTGTACAGAAGCTAACAATACCTTGGAACCAGCAGCAGCTACCGGATTCCTAGAGACTTTTGCTGCAATGGCTCGCAGACGAACTTTGG gTCCCGCAGGTGGCCAACACATAGCTCCAAACTCAAACTCCGGTTCAAATCCTCGCGGGCCAAACTCTGTGTCTAGTTTGGTGAGATTAGCATTGAGCTCCAACTTCCCTGGAGGCTTGCTGAGCACCGCTCAAAGCTATCCAAGTCTTACTAGCAGTGGCCAAGTTGCAGGCAGTGGAGTTACAACAACTACAGGACCTAGCCTTGGTCAAGCTCTTACTATGTCTCTGACTAGTACAAGTAGTGACAGCGAACAG GTTAGTGTCGAAGATTTTGTCGAATCATGCAGCGGAGTCGCAGGAACTGGTGTTGTTGGTGGCCGTGGTATAGGTGGCCCAACTCTGTTAGGTGAATTAGAAGATGACGAAGATGGCGCTCTTGCCGAAGaagatgatgataatgaagaaaatgaacAAGAG GAAGAcgatgaagaaaatgaagaagaaggtGACGGAGGTGAAGGTGAATATGAAGAGGTGATGGTGAGTCGCAACCTATTGGCAGCGTTCATGGAAGAGGAAGCACAGCCTCAGCCTACTAAAAGACGAGCTTGGGATGATGAATTTGTGCTGAAACGTCAGTTTTCCGCTCTAATACCTGCTTTCGACCCAAGGCCGGGCAGGACAAATATTAATCAG ACGACAGATCTCGAAGTTCCGCCACCAGGCAGTGAACTACAAATGAGTACACGCTCAGGTTTACCGACAAGTCCTAAACTATCTTTGACCCTGAAAGGTCCAGGACTCCCTGGTATTCCTGATGTTGAAGTGCCTCTCACTGAACCTCAGTCTACAATATTCCAGGTGGTTCAAGAGCTAATGCAGCTTACAGAATTGGGTAGCAGACAGGAGAAATTGAGAAGGATATGGGAACCGACTTACAC AATAGTTTACAAAGAAACTAAAGACGAGGAATCATCCGGCCGTGCTACGCCCATAATAACATTATACTCACGGAATCAAATACAGAACACAAATGCCTGTACAGTAGAAGACGTCTTACAACTTTTGCGACATGTGTTTGTACTGAGCGCGATGCGTGAGGAGAATAAAGATACTATTATGGACGAGAGTAGTCCAGAAAGCTACTGGGTCAATCCAGACGATTTCacgtcgaaaaaaattacaaacaaaGTTGTACAACAGATTCAAGATCCATTGGCCCTCGCAGCTGGAGCCTTACCCAGTTGGTGCGAGGAGCTAGCAAGAAGTTGCCCGTTTTTGCTACCGTTCGAGACAAGAAGATTGTACTTCAGTTGCACAGCTTTCGGAGCATCGAGGTCAATAGTTTGGCTACAAACTCAAAGAGATGCTGTATTAGAAAGGCAAAGAGCGCCAGGGCTCAGTCCCCGAAGAGACGATAGCCATGAATTTAGAGTAGGAAGACTAAAACACGAGAGGGTCAGTGTGCCCAGGGGAGAGAAATTACTTGACTGGGCTGAGCAGGTGCTCAAA GTACATGCAAGCCGTAAGAGCATACTAGAGGTGCAGTTTGTTGGTGAAGAAGGCACCGGCCTTGGACCTACTTTGGAATTCTTTGCGTTAGTTGCCGCTGAATTACAACGCAAAGATTTAGGCCTGTGGTTGTGCGATGACGAGCAAACTTGCGAGGAAGAGAAATCCTGCCCACCTGGGGAACAAATTCGTCCGCCAGGATACTATGTCGTTAGACCAAGTGGACTTTTCCCAGCTCCATTACCTCAAGATTCGCCAGTTTGCGACAAGGCTGTCCGGTATTTCTGGTTCCTAGGTGTATTCTTagccaaagttttacaagatAATAGACTTGTGGATATACCGCTATCCCAACCTTTCTTGAAACTTATGTGTCGCGGAGATATCACCAACAATGTCAACGAAAGAATAGGGTTAAATACAGTTCCACAAGAGAGTATGCCATCCAGCATGGCGAGTAGTTTCATCTCCGAAGAAGGCGAACTTGATGCACAATATTCTCTTGAGCAAACTCCTTGGTATGATGGTATACTTAACATCGACGATTTAGCCATTGTAGATCCGGTCAGAGGCGAGTTTCTTAAACAAACCCAAAGCCTAGTGTCAAGACGCGATAGAACTCTCTCTGACGGTCCATTAACAGAGGAAGTAAGAGATTCATTACACATCACTCATCCATCTGGTACATCAATTTCCATTGAAGATCTGGCTTTGACAATGAGCTATGCCCCCAGTTCGCGAATCTTTGAACACGAACAAGTTGAACTGAAAGAGGGAAGTGTAAATATTCCTGTGACGCTAGATAATGTCCATGAATATGTAGATCTGACAGTAAAATACTGCTTGCAACGAGGTATCGCCAGGCAGCTGGATGCGTTCAAAGCTGGCTTCTCCAAGGtatttttaatggaaaaattacaCGCCTTCAGCCCGGAAGAAATTAGAGCCATGCTATGTGGAGAACAGGACCCTCACTGGACCAGGGAGGACTTACTGAATTACACGGAGCCCAAACTGGGATATACTAGAGAAAG tCCTGGATTCCAACGATTTGTGAATGTGCTGCTATCACTTACGGGACCGGAGCGGAAAGCTTTTCTTCAGTTTGCGACAGGTTGTTCAGCATTGCCACCAGGTGGCCTATGCAACCTGCATCCTAGATTAACTGTGGTTCGTAAGGTTGACGCTGGGTCCGGAGGTTTTCCTTCAGTAAACACATGTGTGCATTATCTAAAGTTACCAGAATACCCAACTGAAGAGCTTCTAAAGGTGAGGCTTTTGGCTGCAACTCGAGAAAGAGGATTCCACTTGAACTAG